The Acinonyx jubatus isolate Ajub_Pintada_27869175 chromosome D1, VMU_Ajub_asm_v1.0, whole genome shotgun sequence genome includes a window with the following:
- the POLA2 gene encoding DNA polymerase alpha subunit B isoform X1 has product MSVSAQRLVEELQIFDVDCDEALAEKLVELCILYGQNEEKMATELIAFCTSIGNVRLTSEILSSFEHECLSKRLPKASHRASGDGGHAGARDIVSIQELIEVEEEEETLLNSYTTPSKGSQKRAITTPETPLTKRTVSTRSPHQLLSPSSFSPSAAPSQKYNARSNRGEVVTSFGSAQGGSWSGRGGAGNISLKVLGCPEALTGSYKSMFQKLPDIREVLTCKIEELGSELKEHYQIEAFTSVLVPAQEPVTLLGQIGCDTNGKLNSKSVILEGDREHSSGAQIPVDLSELKEYSLFPGQVVILEGINTTGGKLIATKLYEGVPLPFYQPPKEDEDFEQNMVLVACGPYTTSDSITYDPLLDLIAIINRDRPDVCILLGPFLDAKHEQVENCLLTSPFEDVFKQCLRTIIEGTRSSGSHLVFVPSLRDVHHESVYPQPPFSYSDPPREDIKRVQFVSEPCSLSVNGVVFGLTSTDLLFHMGAEEISSSSGTSDRLSRILKHILTQRSYYPLYPPQEDMAIDYENFYTYAQLPVTPDVFIIPSELKYFVKDVLGCVCVNPGRLTKGQVGGTFGRLLLRRQRAEDGEGRRSPCAAAQVVRI; this is encoded by the exons ATGAGCGTGTCGGCCCAGCGCCTGGTGGAGGAGTTGCAGATCTTTGACGTGGATTGCGATGAGGCTCTGGCTGAGAAAT TGGTAGAGCTGTGCATTCTGTATGgacagaatgaagagaaaatggcCACTGAGCTTATAGCCTTCTGCACCAGCATAGGTAACGTTCGCCTGACCTCAGAGATCCTGAGCTCTTTTGAGCATGAG TGTCTGAGCAAAAGATTGCCCAAAGCCTCGCACAGAGCCTCCGGGGATGGTGGGCACGCAGGAGCTAGAGACATTGTTTCCATACAAGAACT aattgaagtggaggaagaagaagagaccCTCTTGAACTCTTACACCACACCCTCTAAG GGTTCTCAGAAGCGAGCTATCACCACCCCAGAAACCCCCCTAACCAAAAGAACTGTGTCTACTCGGAGCCCCCATCAGCTTCTCTCGCCGTCGAGTTTCTCTCCAAG TGCTGCTCCCTCTCAGAAGTACAACGCGAGAAGTAACCGTGGAGAAGTGGTTACCTCCTTTGGCTCAGCACAGGGAGGGTCTTGGTCTGGAAGAGGAGGGGCTGGCAATATCAGCCTGAAGGTCTTGGGGTGTCCAGAGGCACTAACCGGGAGCTACAAATCAATGTTTCAGAAGCTTCCAGATATTCGAGAAG TTCTGACCTGCAAGATAGAAGAACTCGGCAGCGAACTTAAGGAACATTACCAGATTGAGGCTTTTACTTCCGTTCTGGTCCCAGCTCAA GAGCCTGTCACTCTGCTGGGCCAGATTGGCTGTGATACCAACGGGAAGCTGAACAGCAAATCCGTGATTCTTGAGGGAGACCGGGAACATTCCTCAGGGGCTCAAATTCCAGTGGATTTATCTGAGCTCAAAGAATACTCTCTGTTTCCTGGACAG GTTGTCATTCTGGAAGGAATCAACACCACGGGTGGAAAACTTATTGCCACCAAACTCTACGAG GGTGTGCCGCTTCCATTTTATCAGCCCCCCAAAGAGGATGAAG ATTTTGAGCAAAACATGGTCCTGGTGGCCTGCGGGCCATACACGACCTCCGACAGCATCACGTATGACCCCCTGCTCGATCTAATTGCCATCATCAACCGCGACCGGCCAGATGTCTGCATCCTG TTGGGACCTTTCCTGGATGCTAAGCATGAGCAGGTTGAG AACTGTCTGCTGACAAGTCCATTTGAAGATGTCTTCAAGCAGTGTCTACGGACAATTATTGAAGGGACACGAAG CTCTGGCTCCCACCTCGTCTTTGTCCCATCGCTGAGGGATGTGCACCACGAGTCCGTGTACCCACAGCCACCCTTCAGCTACTCCGATCCACCTCGAGAAGACATCAAG CGAGTGCAGTTCGTGTCTGAGCCCTGCAGCCTCTCCGTGAACGGAGTGGTCTTCGGCCTGACGTCCACGGATCTGCTGTTCCACATGGGAGCCGAGGAGATCAGTAG ttctTCCGGAACTTCAGACAGACTCAGCCGAATCCTCAAGCACATCCTGACCCAGAGGAG CTACTACCCGCTCTACCCTCCCCAGGAAGACATGGCCATTGACTATGAGAATTTCTACACCTACGCCCAGCTGCCTGTCACCCCAGACGTCTTCATTATCCCATCAGAGCTGAAATACTTCGTGAAG gaCGTCCTCGGCTGTGTCTGTGTGAACCCCGGGCGCCTCACCAaagggcaggtggggggcacCTTCGGCCGACTCCTCCTCAGGAGGCAGCGGGCTGAGGACGGGGAGGGGAGGCGGAGTCCGTGTGCGGCCGCCCAGGTGGTCAGGATCTGA
- the POLA2 gene encoding DNA polymerase alpha subunit B isoform X2 translates to MATELIAFCTSIGNVRLTSEILSSFEHECLSKRLPKASHRASGDGGHAGARDIVSIQELIEVEEEEETLLNSYTTPSKGSQKRAITTPETPLTKRTVSTRSPHQLLSPSSFSPSAAPSQKYNARSNRGEVVTSFGSAQGGSWSGRGGAGNISLKVLGCPEALTGSYKSMFQKLPDIREVLTCKIEELGSELKEHYQIEAFTSVLVPAQEPVTLLGQIGCDTNGKLNSKSVILEGDREHSSGAQIPVDLSELKEYSLFPGQVVILEGINTTGGKLIATKLYEGVPLPFYQPPKEDEDFEQNMVLVACGPYTTSDSITYDPLLDLIAIINRDRPDVCILLGPFLDAKHEQVENCLLTSPFEDVFKQCLRTIIEGTRSSGSHLVFVPSLRDVHHESVYPQPPFSYSDPPREDIKRVQFVSEPCSLSVNGVVFGLTSTDLLFHMGAEEISSSSGTSDRLSRILKHILTQRSYYPLYPPQEDMAIDYENFYTYAQLPVTPDVFIIPSELKYFVKDVLGCVCVNPGRLTKGQVGGTFGRLLLRRQRAEDGEGRRSPCAAAQVVRI, encoded by the exons atggcCACTGAGCTTATAGCCTTCTGCACCAGCATAGGTAACGTTCGCCTGACCTCAGAGATCCTGAGCTCTTTTGAGCATGAG TGTCTGAGCAAAAGATTGCCCAAAGCCTCGCACAGAGCCTCCGGGGATGGTGGGCACGCAGGAGCTAGAGACATTGTTTCCATACAAGAACT aattgaagtggaggaagaagaagagaccCTCTTGAACTCTTACACCACACCCTCTAAG GGTTCTCAGAAGCGAGCTATCACCACCCCAGAAACCCCCCTAACCAAAAGAACTGTGTCTACTCGGAGCCCCCATCAGCTTCTCTCGCCGTCGAGTTTCTCTCCAAG TGCTGCTCCCTCTCAGAAGTACAACGCGAGAAGTAACCGTGGAGAAGTGGTTACCTCCTTTGGCTCAGCACAGGGAGGGTCTTGGTCTGGAAGAGGAGGGGCTGGCAATATCAGCCTGAAGGTCTTGGGGTGTCCAGAGGCACTAACCGGGAGCTACAAATCAATGTTTCAGAAGCTTCCAGATATTCGAGAAG TTCTGACCTGCAAGATAGAAGAACTCGGCAGCGAACTTAAGGAACATTACCAGATTGAGGCTTTTACTTCCGTTCTGGTCCCAGCTCAA GAGCCTGTCACTCTGCTGGGCCAGATTGGCTGTGATACCAACGGGAAGCTGAACAGCAAATCCGTGATTCTTGAGGGAGACCGGGAACATTCCTCAGGGGCTCAAATTCCAGTGGATTTATCTGAGCTCAAAGAATACTCTCTGTTTCCTGGACAG GTTGTCATTCTGGAAGGAATCAACACCACGGGTGGAAAACTTATTGCCACCAAACTCTACGAG GGTGTGCCGCTTCCATTTTATCAGCCCCCCAAAGAGGATGAAG ATTTTGAGCAAAACATGGTCCTGGTGGCCTGCGGGCCATACACGACCTCCGACAGCATCACGTATGACCCCCTGCTCGATCTAATTGCCATCATCAACCGCGACCGGCCAGATGTCTGCATCCTG TTGGGACCTTTCCTGGATGCTAAGCATGAGCAGGTTGAG AACTGTCTGCTGACAAGTCCATTTGAAGATGTCTTCAAGCAGTGTCTACGGACAATTATTGAAGGGACACGAAG CTCTGGCTCCCACCTCGTCTTTGTCCCATCGCTGAGGGATGTGCACCACGAGTCCGTGTACCCACAGCCACCCTTCAGCTACTCCGATCCACCTCGAGAAGACATCAAG CGAGTGCAGTTCGTGTCTGAGCCCTGCAGCCTCTCCGTGAACGGAGTGGTCTTCGGCCTGACGTCCACGGATCTGCTGTTCCACATGGGAGCCGAGGAGATCAGTAG ttctTCCGGAACTTCAGACAGACTCAGCCGAATCCTCAAGCACATCCTGACCCAGAGGAG CTACTACCCGCTCTACCCTCCCCAGGAAGACATGGCCATTGACTATGAGAATTTCTACACCTACGCCCAGCTGCCTGTCACCCCAGACGTCTTCATTATCCCATCAGAGCTGAAATACTTCGTGAAG gaCGTCCTCGGCTGTGTCTGTGTGAACCCCGGGCGCCTCACCAaagggcaggtggggggcacCTTCGGCCGACTCCTCCTCAGGAGGCAGCGGGCTGAGGACGGGGAGGGGAGGCGGAGTCCGTGTGCGGCCGCCCAGGTGGTCAGGATCTGA